A window of the Tropheryma whipplei str. Twist genome harbors these coding sequences:
- the folP gene encoding dihydropteroate synthase translates to MSYTPDPFPPPNVMGILNITDDSFSDGGLFLDPSAAITQGRKLFAEGASIIDVGGESTRPGAERISVEEEKKRVLPVVRELLSEGIHVSLDTMNADTAKEGLSMGVAIINDVSAGKADPDMLRVIADAGCKYIAMHWRGHSMFMDSLAHYDDVVSDVLRELKFDIERITAAGVKSDQIILDPGFGFSKTSDHNWQLFRNLDCFVKLGFPVLIGLSRKRFLSRVFKGHDFSPKDSKNVGGLDNREILARDLPSGILSAIAITRGAWGVRVHDVASAHTALRTLQLAQYGSVYQAHKRAANTGIDTAIPGQGNTDDTTASSNHTNNSETGASLKSGVSQVRNMIAPPVIKIRSLRVYAYHGVYRSERDYGQQFIIDADIQLKHFPEDKIDSTLDYDSLTGKFVQYATASSVNLIETLADHLAKIAVLDPMVEWVSLSITKPNPPLAYMKQSNTAACHAMHKPDTRGDYAKEHTNLTGLQLSCTVRKVRSESVTRVYIGIGANVGNCLDNVQRAIKDIADHPMIELVSLGRLFRTTAVVGESLDESLPVFLNTAIAIDTALSMQDLLALMLCIEKKLGRTRHSRTRHSLSSAQDAHQADSTSDNPNQLHYPCAGRQGIQQPLHSSTLAHTQDGFVNRHIDLDILLAEGVQITEHGLCIPHPRLSKRAFALLPLESIDPDLHIPGHGPITDLIHGLPEDQISSVATLRDSGYELFRHSITRLNNCSAHNKAYVTPSAGQNYDSEQDFDAGLSHTESRGKTEPHGKYE, encoded by the coding sequence ATGAGCTATACTCCCGACCCATTTCCACCTCCTAATGTAATGGGCATTCTGAATATAACCGATGATTCTTTCAGTGATGGTGGACTGTTTTTAGACCCCTCTGCTGCCATTACCCAAGGTAGAAAGTTATTTGCTGAGGGTGCTTCAATAATCGATGTTGGGGGTGAATCGACACGCCCGGGTGCTGAGCGGATTAGCGTGGAAGAAGAAAAAAAAAGGGTTTTACCCGTAGTTAGGGAACTTCTATCCGAAGGTATTCATGTAAGTCTTGACACCATGAATGCAGACACAGCAAAAGAGGGCCTTAGCATGGGTGTTGCCATTATAAATGACGTATCAGCGGGCAAAGCCGACCCGGACATGCTAAGAGTGATAGCCGATGCAGGCTGTAAATACATCGCGATGCATTGGCGTGGGCACTCCATGTTTATGGATAGCCTTGCTCATTACGACGATGTTGTGAGTGATGTTCTTCGAGAGCTTAAGTTTGATATCGAGCGTATTACTGCCGCTGGGGTAAAGAGCGACCAGATCATCCTTGATCCTGGTTTTGGCTTTTCTAAAACAAGTGACCATAATTGGCAGTTGTTCAGAAACCTTGATTGCTTTGTTAAGCTGGGCTTTCCCGTGCTGATTGGTCTTTCGCGCAAGAGGTTTTTGAGTCGAGTATTTAAGGGGCATGATTTTTCTCCTAAAGATTCTAAGAATGTTGGAGGGTTGGATAACCGCGAAATACTTGCGCGCGATCTGCCAAGCGGGATACTGAGTGCTATTGCCATAACACGTGGAGCATGGGGCGTGCGTGTACATGATGTTGCCTCAGCTCACACGGCGCTGCGGACTCTACAGCTTGCGCAATACGGCTCGGTATATCAGGCCCACAAACGGGCGGCAAATACCGGAATAGACACCGCAATACCCGGCCAAGGCAACACTGATGACACCACTGCCTCCAGTAACCACACCAACAATTCTGAAACAGGAGCTTCTTTAAAAAGTGGCGTGAGTCAAGTCCGCAACATGATTGCCCCGCCCGTTATAAAGATAAGAAGTCTGCGCGTGTATGCATATCATGGGGTGTATCGTTCTGAGCGGGACTACGGTCAGCAATTCATTATCGATGCAGATATTCAATTAAAACATTTTCCAGAAGACAAGATTGACTCAACCCTAGACTATGACTCATTGACTGGAAAGTTTGTGCAATATGCCACCGCATCATCTGTGAATCTTATTGAGACACTCGCTGATCACCTTGCAAAGATTGCCGTCCTAGATCCAATGGTTGAGTGGGTAAGCCTCAGCATAACAAAGCCAAACCCTCCGCTCGCTTATATGAAACAAAGTAACACAGCCGCCTGTCATGCTATGCATAAACCTGATACCAGAGGTGATTATGCTAAAGAACACACAAATCTTACAGGCCTTCAATTATCGTGCACGGTTAGGAAAGTGCGTTCCGAAAGTGTAACAAGGGTCTATATAGGCATCGGTGCAAATGTAGGTAATTGCCTGGATAATGTCCAGCGCGCGATCAAGGATATTGCAGATCATCCAATGATTGAACTTGTCTCACTCGGCAGGCTTTTCCGAACCACCGCCGTTGTTGGCGAGAGTCTTGATGAATCTCTACCGGTATTTTTGAATACTGCAATCGCAATCGATACTGCTTTATCCATGCAGGATTTGCTTGCCTTAATGCTTTGTATAGAGAAAAAGCTTGGAAGAACTCGTCACAGTAGAACTCGTCACAGTTTATCTTCCGCTCAAGACGCCCACCAGGCTGATTCAACTAGCGATAATCCTAACCAGTTACATTATCCTTGTGCCGGACGCCAAGGCATCCAACAGCCTTTACATTCGTCAACTTTGGCGCACACTCAGGATGGGTTTGTTAATCGGCATATTGACCTTGATATCCTGCTCGCGGAGGGGGTTCAAATTACTGAACACGGGTTATGTATTCCACATCCAAGGCTCAGTAAGAGAGCCTTTGCGCTTTTGCCACTTGAGAGTATAGATCCTGATCTGCATATCCCCGGACATGGCCCAATTACTGACTTGATACATGGTCTTCCTGAGGATCAAATAAGCTCTGTTGCTACCCTTCGAGATTCCGGGTATGAATTATTCAGGCACTCTATTACCAGACTAAACAATTGTTCAGCGCATAATAAAGCGTATGTTACTCCGTCAGCGGGCCAGAATTATGATTCTGAACAGGATTTTGATGCTGGATTGTCACACACAGAATCACGCGGAAAAACAGAGCCACACGGAAAATATGAATAA
- a CDS encoding uracil-DNA glycosylase, with protein MGYLHVLAQRGVIHATWVSALEPVSSNLAAMGDCLRSLRSKGESFLPAPRNILRAFRYPFDSVRVLIVGQDPYPTQGHPIGLSFAVDHKVRPLPGSLQNIYTEYRSDLNLDPPQHGDISLWSERGVMLLNRTLTVRPGIPSSHRGLGWEEITQTAVRALAARDVPLIAILWGRHAQELKSVLQSDRVAILESVHPSPMSATRGFFGSKPFSKANDLLRDLGSAPIDWRLT; from the coding sequence ATGGGCTATCTTCATGTTTTGGCGCAACGTGGCGTTATTCATGCGACATGGGTTTCTGCTCTGGAGCCGGTTTCATCCAATCTCGCTGCAATGGGAGATTGCTTGCGGTCACTTCGCTCAAAGGGTGAGTCATTCTTACCGGCACCGCGTAATATTCTCAGGGCTTTTCGCTATCCATTCGACTCTGTAAGGGTTCTTATAGTTGGCCAGGATCCGTATCCAACCCAAGGGCATCCAATTGGTCTTAGCTTTGCTGTCGATCATAAGGTGCGTCCGCTTCCCGGCAGTCTGCAAAATATATACACCGAGTATCGAAGTGATCTGAACCTTGATCCGCCACAGCACGGTGATATAAGTCTTTGGTCGGAACGCGGTGTTATGCTCTTGAACAGGACTTTAACGGTCCGCCCGGGCATACCCTCAAGTCACAGAGGTCTTGGATGGGAAGAGATTACACAGACTGCCGTTAGAGCTCTTGCGGCCCGCGATGTTCCGCTGATTGCGATTTTGTGGGGCAGGCATGCACAGGAGCTTAAGTCTGTTCTACAGAGTGACAGGGTTGCCATACTCGAATCTGTTCATCCAAGTCCTATGTCGGCCACGAGGGGCTTTTTCGGATCAAAGCCTTTCAGTAAAGCAAATGACCTTTTACGAGACCTTGGTTCCGCTCCAATTGATTGGCGTCTTACCTAA
- the ftsH gene encoding ATP-dependent zinc metalloprotease FtsH, with product MSKITKSPVLYIVLLVVGVWVAVNLFLTNAYQSIRTEEGLELIKSDSLVSVRIVDRDQRVDLELATPYKNHGTKVQFNYVSQRATEIVNAVNKAKIKDGFTDEVPAPSVWGSIISMLLPIAAIGLFLWFMAGPQAAGGRGIAQFSRMRSRLVSKEMPKVRFTDVAGADEAVEELQEIKDFLSDPDKYRKLGARIPKGVLLFGPPGTGKTLLARAVAGEAGVPFFSISGSDFVEMFVGVGASRVRDLFEQAKQNSPSIIFIDEIDAVGRRRGSGFGGGHDEREQTLNQLLVEMDGFDVKTNIILIAATNRSDVLDSALLRPGRFDRHVAIDAPNLQGRLKILQVHARTKPVSKSVDLEVLARKTPGFTGADLANVLNEAALLTARSNAQIIDDRALDEAVDRVMAGPQRRSRVMTDHEKLVTAYHEAGHALTAAAMRYSDPVTKVTILPRSRALGYTMVMPVQDRYSVTRNELLDKLAYAMGGRAAEELVFHDPTTGASNDIEKATSIARKMVTEFGLSKDLGAVKFGNAHNETLMGVGQMTARDYSEVTAERIDVQVRALIQNAHDEAWEVISNNRNLLDDLALNLLEKETLNQDEIAEIFKGVRKLPERHVWQSAPNREPSNKPPVKYSAMGPDSEVTAKSPKRTSNRRRLPSARRPRKDSETQE from the coding sequence TTGTCGAAGATAACAAAATCCCCTGTGCTCTATATCGTGCTCCTTGTTGTGGGGGTTTGGGTCGCTGTCAATCTGTTTCTCACAAATGCATATCAATCTATACGCACCGAAGAGGGGTTAGAGCTGATAAAAAGCGACTCCCTGGTGTCCGTGAGGATAGTTGACAGAGATCAGAGGGTTGATCTGGAGCTTGCGACCCCCTACAAGAACCACGGAACAAAAGTACAGTTCAATTATGTCAGTCAGCGTGCTACCGAGATCGTAAATGCCGTAAACAAAGCAAAAATAAAGGATGGCTTTACAGATGAAGTGCCAGCGCCCAGTGTCTGGGGGTCTATTATCAGCATGCTATTGCCAATTGCTGCAATTGGACTATTTCTCTGGTTTATGGCAGGTCCGCAAGCTGCCGGCGGCCGGGGGATTGCCCAGTTTTCTAGGATGCGCTCACGTCTTGTTAGCAAGGAAATGCCCAAGGTGCGTTTTACAGATGTTGCAGGCGCCGATGAAGCCGTTGAGGAGCTTCAGGAGATAAAGGATTTTCTAAGCGACCCTGATAAATACCGCAAACTCGGTGCGCGTATCCCAAAGGGGGTTTTACTGTTCGGACCTCCGGGGACCGGAAAAACCCTTTTGGCTCGTGCAGTTGCCGGTGAGGCCGGCGTCCCGTTTTTCTCAATTTCCGGTTCTGATTTTGTTGAGATGTTTGTTGGTGTTGGTGCAAGTCGCGTCAGGGATTTGTTTGAGCAAGCGAAGCAGAATTCTCCTTCGATAATATTTATAGACGAAATTGACGCCGTGGGTCGCCGCCGTGGGTCAGGCTTTGGTGGTGGTCATGATGAACGCGAACAGACCCTCAATCAGCTTTTGGTTGAGATGGATGGATTCGATGTTAAAACAAACATAATACTCATTGCCGCAACAAACAGGTCTGATGTTCTCGACTCTGCGCTATTGCGCCCCGGTCGTTTTGACCGACATGTTGCAATTGATGCGCCAAATTTGCAGGGTCGCCTAAAAATACTTCAAGTTCATGCACGCACGAAGCCTGTTAGTAAGTCGGTTGATCTTGAAGTGTTAGCTCGTAAAACCCCTGGCTTTACAGGCGCAGATCTTGCCAATGTTTTAAATGAGGCTGCGCTTCTTACAGCCAGGAGCAATGCCCAGATAATCGATGACCGCGCGCTTGATGAGGCTGTTGATCGGGTTATGGCAGGGCCTCAACGCCGCAGCAGGGTTATGACGGATCACGAAAAGCTTGTTACGGCTTATCACGAAGCTGGACACGCCTTGACCGCCGCGGCTATGCGTTATTCGGATCCGGTTACGAAGGTCACTATTCTTCCGCGCAGCAGGGCCCTAGGTTACACGATGGTTATGCCGGTCCAGGATCGCTACTCAGTTACGCGCAATGAATTACTTGACAAGTTGGCATATGCAATGGGAGGTCGCGCCGCAGAGGAGCTTGTCTTTCATGACCCCACGACAGGTGCAAGTAATGATATTGAGAAGGCAACCAGTATCGCCCGCAAGATGGTAACCGAATTTGGTCTTAGTAAAGATTTGGGTGCAGTGAAATTTGGTAACGCACATAACGAAACGCTTATGGGTGTAGGTCAAATGACCGCTCGTGATTATTCTGAAGTTACTGCGGAAAGGATTGATGTCCAGGTTCGGGCGCTTATACAGAATGCCCATGACGAGGCTTGGGAAGTGATAAGCAATAATAGAAACCTCTTGGACGATTTAGCCCTAAATCTTCTTGAGAAAGAAACTCTGAATCAGGATGAAATTGCTGAGATTTTCAAAGGTGTTCGCAAATTGCCTGAGCGTCATGTTTGGCAGTCCGCCCCTAATCGCGAGCCGAGTAATAAACCACCCGTAAAGTACAGTGCGATGGGGCCCGATTCCGAAGTGACCGCAAAATCGCCAAAGAGAACTTCCAACAGACGTAGGTTGCCTTCAGCAAGGCGCCCGAGGAAGGATTCGGAGACTCAGGAATAA
- the ribF gene encoding riboflavin biosynthesis protein RibF — protein sequence MRVFRSFDCLGRDKRTALTIGKFDGVHLGHRRLLERIVALQNQDTSALVVTFDRDPKTFFKKDMSFAPLCSLEQKLSLLENCNIPNCLILRFDDELASMSAEDFVHKVLLEKLNMSSIVIGDGFRFGARGLGDAMLLEKLARELGFYLEVIPKIQFGKTNISSTLIRKFLSLGQVGNASSCLGRNHVCTGTVVHGKKRGRELGFPTANLGKDVSGFIPADGVYIGRIISDRSYPAAVSIGRNPTFGDLEFSQIEAHALYEDISSLDLYGRRIDVEFIAHLRDTMLYKSIDSLKAAIRSDVERCKEYFSTTVG from the coding sequence GTGAGGGTCTTTAGAAGTTTTGATTGCCTTGGGCGGGATAAGCGTACTGCTTTAACGATAGGGAAATTTGATGGAGTTCATCTCGGCCACAGGCGTTTGTTGGAAAGAATCGTAGCATTACAGAATCAGGACACATCTGCGCTTGTAGTAACTTTTGATCGTGATCCAAAAACTTTCTTTAAAAAAGACATGTCCTTTGCGCCCCTCTGCAGTTTGGAGCAGAAGCTTTCTCTTTTAGAGAATTGCAATATTCCTAACTGTCTTATTCTTAGATTTGATGATGAGCTTGCGTCAATGTCGGCTGAAGATTTTGTACATAAAGTTTTGCTTGAGAAATTGAATATGTCTTCGATCGTTATTGGAGATGGGTTTCGTTTTGGCGCTCGTGGGCTTGGTGATGCGATGCTTTTGGAGAAACTTGCGCGCGAATTGGGCTTTTATCTTGAAGTAATTCCAAAAATACAATTTGGCAAGACAAATATTTCTTCGACGCTTATACGTAAATTTTTATCTCTGGGTCAAGTGGGCAATGCGTCAAGCTGCCTTGGCAGGAACCATGTTTGTACGGGGACAGTTGTGCACGGCAAAAAGCGTGGTCGCGAATTGGGATTTCCTACTGCTAATTTAGGCAAGGACGTCTCGGGCTTTATTCCGGCCGATGGGGTGTATATCGGCAGAATAATTTCTGACCGATCCTATCCCGCAGCGGTTTCAATAGGCCGAAATCCAACCTTCGGTGATTTGGAATTTTCGCAAATAGAGGCCCATGCGCTTTATGAGGATATTTCCTCACTTGATCTGTATGGCAGGCGGATTGACGTTGAGTTCATCGCGCACTTGCGAGATACCATGTTGTATAAATCTATTGACTCGTTAAAGGCAGCCATTCGCTCTGATGTTGAGCGGTGTAAAGAGTATTTTTCCACCACCGTGGGTTGA
- a CDS encoding membrane protein: MVMSVVKMRILAALLIIPLMSLIAIGPVSAETQHVQETATRLTADGTNQIIKELEQAGFTKQVTGNKRQETITLTKDGVTVTLTHVTQQTQTRLSWGDDPWGFYIKLEWHEQVALAAGTSFGAGLAVKAALKLAFDIVLSKLQRKLAGKLAKASLAAMPPFEVFMESLSACPPFQPRYIRFDPFRTKCN, translated from the coding sequence ATGGTGATGAGTGTGGTTAAAATGAGGATTCTTGCCGCATTGCTAATAATCCCTTTAATGTCTCTGATCGCAATCGGGCCTGTTAGCGCGGAGACGCAGCACGTACAAGAAACAGCCACAAGGTTGACAGCTGATGGCACAAACCAAATAATCAAAGAACTAGAACAAGCAGGATTCACCAAACAAGTAACAGGTAACAAGAGACAAGAAACAATAACCCTAACCAAGGATGGTGTAACTGTAACCCTTACACATGTAACACAACAGACACAGACAAGACTTTCCTGGGGTGATGACCCATGGGGTTTCTACATAAAACTGGAATGGCATGAACAAGTTGCCCTTGCTGCGGGCACTTCCTTCGGCGCCGGTCTTGCGGTTAAGGCCGCCCTGAAGCTCGCGTTTGACATTGTTTTGAGTAAATTGCAAAGGAAGTTAGCAGGGAAACTTGCCAAAGCGTCTCTCGCCGCTATGCCCCCATTTGAGGTATTTATGGAGTCTTTGAGCGCCTGCCCTCCCTTCCAACCCCGCTACATCCGCTTTGATCCCTTCAGAACCAAATGCAATTAA
- a CDS encoding ABC transporter ATP-binding protein: MAKLLDYIAESRVKKGELLFAVDGLSKFYGKDAAIEGVSFEVRAGDCVGLIGPNGGGKTTLINLILGFMPPSSGAIAFHSVLSTPTQRGLNTGIMLDIPAVPYGLSVIRYFSLEARHRQLNDSDVYRYINDFDLASKRKKSFKSLSQGWKRRVLLVCLLMLSPEFLVLDEPTNSLDIEGITWLREIIKARTQRGLTTFVSSHNHHELSQVVTRTLILKRQLRYNGDLADLAKDGGDLEKAYFRLTDDSAVQYG; the protein is encoded by the coding sequence GTGGCAAAGCTTTTGGATTATATTGCCGAGTCGCGTGTAAAAAAAGGCGAGCTTCTGTTTGCTGTGGATGGCCTTTCAAAGTTCTACGGAAAAGATGCCGCCATAGAAGGTGTGAGTTTCGAGGTTAGGGCGGGTGACTGTGTCGGCCTTATCGGTCCAAACGGTGGTGGTAAGACTACCCTTATCAACCTGATTCTTGGCTTTATGCCACCGTCCTCCGGGGCAATAGCCTTTCACTCGGTTCTAAGCACACCGACGCAGCGCGGTCTTAATACTGGGATTATGCTTGATATCCCGGCTGTTCCCTATGGCCTTAGCGTTATTCGTTATTTCTCACTTGAGGCGAGGCATAGGCAACTGAATGACAGTGATGTCTATAGGTACATAAATGATTTTGATCTTGCTTCCAAGAGAAAGAAGAGCTTCAAGTCGCTTTCCCAGGGTTGGAAACGAAGGGTTCTTCTTGTTTGTCTTCTGATGCTGTCTCCAGAGTTCTTGGTTCTTGATGAGCCAACGAACAGTCTTGATATTGAGGGTATTACTTGGCTTAGGGAAATTATAAAAGCCAGGACGCAGCGCGGTCTTACAACTTTTGTATCGAGCCATAATCATCATGAGCTCTCCCAGGTTGTAACCCGCACTCTGATCCTGAAGAGGCAGCTTCGTTATAATGGTGATCTTGCAGACCTGGCCAAGGATGGTGGGGATCTTGAGAAGGCTTATTTCCGTCTTACAGATGATAGTGCGGTTCAGTATGGATAA
- the hpt gene encoding hypoxanthine phosphoribosyltransferase: protein MKPLLSEAVIHRRLAQLALQIDEDYRGTSIVLLGVLKGSIMLMADLSRLLSSDLRIEWVTLSSYGNDTVSSGSIRIVHDLDADIRDRHVLIIEDIVDSGLTLGWLLAKMRERRPASIEACVLLRKPHARGTDVRYLGFDIPDEFVIGYGMDYAEKYRNLKSVYVLEQ from the coding sequence ATGAAGCCGCTTTTATCAGAAGCAGTAATCCATAGGAGACTTGCACAGCTCGCTTTGCAGATAGACGAGGATTATCGTGGAACCTCGATTGTTCTGCTCGGGGTTTTAAAGGGTTCGATTATGCTTATGGCTGATCTAAGCAGGCTTTTGAGCAGTGATCTCAGAATAGAGTGGGTTACATTATCATCCTACGGAAATGACACTGTTAGCAGCGGTAGTATACGGATTGTCCATGATTTAGACGCCGACATAAGGGATAGGCATGTCCTTATTATTGAGGATATAGTTGATAGTGGTCTAACTCTCGGGTGGCTTTTGGCCAAGATGCGCGAGAGACGTCCTGCAAGTATCGAGGCATGTGTTCTGTTACGCAAACCCCATGCGAGGGGCACTGACGTCAGATACCTGGGTTTTGATATTCCAGATGAGTTTGTTATTGGTTATGGTATGGATTACGCCGAGAAATATCGTAATCTGAAGTCAGTGTACGTTTTGGAGCAATAA
- a CDS encoding ABC transporter permease, giving the protein MDNFRFLYIDFLRSLRSAYLWVFFSINIALVILTALSNWLLVSQGGVSHESVSKAIVSMPVSTITIFIPAVGIMFISRDFVSGYILRATLLLGDWRRFFFLRAIEAVVLSALFVLAICVLSVLFSSVFLAFAGYPVAKAFSSDLFLSLLSCIPVSSVVGLMAYFLGWALRGAVVFMSVYFPYVFVADPVLSLLIPNFVWFSYPGAVTRATNFFPTTPGEHALSGYTSPYIGFSVVLAYCAVAFLLAYFRNTRRGGIL; this is encoded by the coding sequence ATGGATAATTTTAGATTTTTGTATATAGATTTCCTTAGATCTCTCAGATCTGCGTATCTTTGGGTATTCTTTTCAATCAATATTGCTCTCGTCATTTTGACCGCATTGTCTAATTGGTTATTAGTCTCTCAAGGAGGTGTCTCTCACGAATCCGTCAGTAAGGCCATTGTTTCCATGCCGGTCTCGACCATTACCATATTTATCCCGGCTGTGGGGATTATGTTTATTTCTAGGGATTTTGTAAGTGGGTATATTCTTCGTGCCACGCTATTGCTTGGCGATTGGCGTAGGTTCTTTTTCCTAAGAGCTATTGAGGCTGTTGTTCTGTCTGCGCTCTTTGTGCTGGCTATTTGTGTTCTGTCGGTTCTTTTCAGTTCAGTCTTTCTGGCTTTTGCCGGCTACCCGGTTGCGAAGGCTTTTAGTTCTGATCTCTTCTTGTCGCTTTTGTCTTGTATCCCTGTATCGAGTGTTGTTGGCCTCATGGCGTATTTTCTTGGCTGGGCTTTGCGCGGTGCTGTTGTTTTTATGTCGGTCTATTTTCCATATGTTTTCGTCGCTGATCCGGTGCTTTCGCTTCTTATCCCGAATTTTGTCTGGTTTTCGTATCCCGGTGCAGTTACGCGTGCCACTAACTTCTTTCCGACTACACCGGGTGAACATGCACTTTCTGGGTACACATCTCCCTATATAGGCTTTTCGGTTGTATTGGCATACTGTGCTGTCGCGTTCCTATTGGCATATTTCAGAAATACTAGACGTGGTGGCATTCTCTAG
- a CDS encoding prepilin peptidase, which produces MTKPVAYSIYALIVILTGIGLGIIGLPFATLAFIAIFVSTPALFRADIRELRLPNAITLPLIAIGIVALLADQIVHPNLDIVLSALIAIGLSSFLFIVSIFGGMGMGDVKLSLALLLCAANLGPAFPIIAISSAFLVAFCFCILIFVGLFRFFKNSGRISCLPFGPFLLLGFWTTVIVWGIDRWTDVDILRIIW; this is translated from the coding sequence ATGACAAAACCCGTGGCATATTCTATCTATGCACTTATCGTTATCCTGACTGGTATTGGTCTGGGTATTATTGGACTTCCCTTTGCCACCCTTGCGTTTATCGCGATTTTCGTCTCGACTCCTGCTTTGTTTAGAGCTGATATCAGAGAGTTACGGCTTCCCAATGCAATTACGCTTCCGCTTATCGCAATTGGCATTGTGGCGTTACTTGCGGATCAGATTGTTCACCCCAATTTGGATATTGTCCTTTCTGCTCTTATCGCAATTGGCCTATCCTCATTCCTTTTTATTGTGTCTATTTTTGGCGGTATGGGAATGGGGGATGTAAAGTTATCGCTTGCCCTGCTCTTGTGTGCGGCGAATCTGGGCCCTGCCTTCCCTATAATTGCAATCTCTAGTGCCTTCCTTGTGGCATTCTGTTTCTGCATCCTGATATTTGTAGGTCTCTTTAGATTCTTTAAAAATAGTGGGAGAATTAGCTGTTTGCCGTTTGGGCCATTTTTATTGCTTGGATTCTGGACAACTGTTATTGTGTGGGGTATAGACAGATGGACAGATGTGGATATCCTCAGAATTATTTGGTGA
- a CDS encoding GTP cyclohydrolase I, with product MTKLCRFESGSAQSAVANLLSALGQDVGRLKETPSIASSGLESLISGSETNPADCLVDLIPNTQKGIVILRDIPFRSICEHHLLPFVGTANLLYEPGKFLAGLGNLTSLVRCAARRLSIQERVTDQIADAIYTGLCARRVLVSLAARHTCILDEAGNTEVTTFAHRGIGDADIISFMTIIR from the coding sequence GTGACGAAGTTGTGTAGATTTGAGAGTGGTTCGGCGCAATCCGCGGTGGCGAATTTGCTGTCCGCGCTTGGGCAGGACGTAGGCAGGCTAAAGGAGACTCCTTCTATTGCATCCTCTGGCCTTGAGTCTCTTATCTCTGGTAGTGAAACGAATCCAGCAGATTGCCTTGTTGACCTAATTCCCAACACACAAAAGGGGATTGTGATTTTGCGCGATATACCATTCAGATCGATCTGTGAACATCACTTATTACCATTTGTGGGCACGGCGAATCTGCTGTATGAACCAGGGAAGTTTCTTGCAGGCCTAGGTAATCTCACTTCCCTGGTGCGATGTGCTGCGCGGCGCCTTAGCATTCAGGAGCGCGTAACAGATCAAATAGCTGATGCGATTTATACGGGCCTTTGTGCGCGCCGCGTTCTTGTGTCACTTGCTGCCCGGCATACCTGCATTTTGGATGAAGCTGGAAATACAGAAGTTACGACCTTCGCGCATCGGGGTATAGGAGATGCCGATATCATCTCTTTTATGACAATAATCCGGTAG
- a CDS encoding DUF3180 domain-containing protein, which produces MNKTAALVAALIVFSAVIAALASQVLSELGYSVFVPSYTFVFACLALALIQIILAIRIKLVLVKGKRAINPAFAYRILALARSYILAGSLFFGFFSGTALYFVRGGFIPEKFYLLIPPAIASLIVIIAGVISRFLLRIPKDHGAVANLE; this is translated from the coding sequence ATGAATAAAACCGCAGCGCTCGTCGCGGCACTGATTGTTTTTAGTGCTGTAATCGCTGCCCTAGCAAGCCAGGTTCTTTCTGAACTTGGATACAGTGTGTTTGTCCCGTCGTACACTTTTGTTTTTGCTTGCTTGGCTCTTGCATTGATACAAATTATTCTCGCGATTAGAATAAAACTCGTTCTCGTAAAGGGCAAGAGGGCAATAAATCCAGCCTTTGCTTATAGGATTCTTGCTCTTGCAAGGAGTTATATCTTGGCTGGATCCTTATTCTTTGGGTTTTTCTCTGGAACCGCACTGTACTTTGTGCGAGGGGGCTTTATTCCAGAAAAGTTTTATTTACTTATCCCACCTGCCATTGCTTCGTTGATTGTAATTATCGCGGGTGTTATCTCTAGGTTTCTCTTACGTATCCCAAAAGACCACGGTGCAGTCGCAAACTTAGAATGA